The sequence TACACCTGTCGGTCAAAGGAGGACTCCGCGAGTGGAGAATGCGGATGATATACGACAGGAGATGAGATCGGGTGAGTTGATATATCTGACCTTTGACTGGCAGTGGTAGTGCCGTTGCTGATATGGACTTCTCAGGTGAACTCACCGATCATGAGAGATTAGACGAGCTTGTGAGACAAGATGTCGATACGGTGCCTGTAAACCTGGTCACTGAGCATGGCAGACGAAGTGGTgtggaggagaatgatggtcgagagagaagaagggtaggAGTCGACATTGCGGCTCGACCAACGATTGTCCAAGGGTCCTCAGGTGGGGGACAAAGACATGAGCGCAcaatcaatatcagctcatcgCCAATCCAAAGTCAGCGAGGCACCGACAACTTGCATTCGGATCATGATCCATACCCTTTCGAAaatatcatcaacaacaggATCAACTTCGTGAAAGGTCTGAATCCGGGAGGGAAGGCATTTCTCCGGGAGAGAGCGAAGAGGGActggaaggaaggaaaggagcGATTGGTCCGTGACAATCCTCATATGAGCGAGGAGGAGCTCTTAGCGAGACTGGTTGATGATTCTGTTGAGGAGTATCAGCGCAGACAGAGGGTTAACATCAACACTGAGACCGATTCCAGAATTATCGAGCGAACCCATGCGTTGGCCACCGAACACGAACGCTCTCCGCTTCCCTCTGTGAGAAGGACCCAGCATAACCAGGAAATCATGGAAGAATGGCCATCAGAGGTCGAAAGAAGGAGACCAACTCCACTGGCTTTAGAGGAATCAGGGCCCTCAAGAGGTCCAGTCGATGAGCTTGATAGGGCGCCGACCTCAGCCCAACTCTCAGGCCCAGTGAGACAATGGGAATTCTGGCGCAACATTATTGAGGAGAGCGTTGATTCGTGTGATGGTCTGAGCGCCAGAGATAATGTTcgggtgaagatggaagctAGTGCCAAATGGCACAAAAAAATGAAGAAAATGACCGATCATGCACTTGAGACGGACGGGAAGAAGCTCTTGGAAGATATGGTAGATGTGCTGATCAGGGAAGCTGGAGGTGTGAGGCGAAACACTGACAGATCTGAAGCTGGACCTAGAGAGCCTGAGCCAGAACGCAATACGACTCATCCAACTCGACAAAGACAGTTgatggagggtgaagagCCCGTCGGTACTCGACAACATCAACGAAGAGAAAAAGCTCAAGAGAACCCCTCTGTACAGCATAGATTGGATACTCAATCCGAAGCtagaagggaaaggagaagacagaATCAAggacaaagacaaagacaagaGAGGGCTCATGAGAATGGTGAACCCAATCGAGTGGTAATGGATGTCTCTCATCTCAATGAAGAACAGATCAAGGAATATGAAGAGACCGGGAAATTACCTTCTACGGATGCTCAACGAGAAGATCGAGAGGACACAACCAATGTAAGGCCCACTCTCGCCCATCAAGCTCGTGATGACCATGTCCAAGAGGCAGGAGGAAGGTCTAATATGCAAATGGCGTCTACGCGGCCTGGTCCAGTACCTGCCGAGGATGCAGACATCGGGGCTCCCGACGGTCGGGCTACGGTTCATACGTCCAGGAGACAAGGTGCTTTGGCTTTAGCTGCAAGTGCTGAGCCACCAGCCGAAGAGCGGGAGAACACAACCAGAGTTCGACTTACGGCCGATCCTGAAGTGGACTACAGCTTATATGAAGATGAACCGGATCTAAGTCGACCTACTCATGCCAATGTCCGTCCCATCGTGCAATCAGAGAAGGAGTACAACAATTCCAGACCCATCCCTGAGGAGATTGCTGTTGGCGAGAAATCGGGGGGTTACGATTCGGGATATGGGACTGACGAAGATCGAGAAATCGAAGTTCATGAACGATCTGCTCCTCCCAAGATATCAATCGATCCTAAAGACCGCCACGATGACGGAAGAGATCTTTTCGCACATACTGGGAGAGTTAGACTCGATGAATATCCGGATCACACAGGTAGACCGCGTGTGCCGCGTGAGTTCAGGGAGGAACATGGCAGATGGCCCATGGAAGGCGAAGATCCGATTGATGGATTCCATCGGCAAAtgtgggaagaagaattcGCCAACACTCAACGTGGTGCTCGAGATGAGGTTGGATCTTCCGATCATATCAGACCGGTAAGACACGAATCGACTGAAGAACCTAGAAGACAAAGCGAGGAACCTCGAAGACCCATAGGCGGGGACAATGCCACTTCATGGGATTGGCCTGAGGATCTTCCAAATCCTGAGCAAAATGAAGTTGTACAAGTGCACCAAACGTCCGTTCCAGAATACAAGATTGGCAAAGAGAATAGACCTGAACAGGCGTGGTCGGAAGTTGCCCCAGCCCGAAAGCCAGAGGTCAAACGGCCAGGATTGGAAGCTCCACTTGTGCCTAGTAAAGAAACGTCCCGAGCGGATGCTGATGAACCAATGGATACTCGACGAGCGGTGAagaaagatgttgaagagTCTCGCATTTCGCCCGTCAAGATGATATCTaaggacgatgatgaaagagTTCCAAAAAGAGCTGAAGTGACGGCTCGACCTAGAGAAGACGAAAAGATCCGTGAAGTGTCACCTCACTCTTCGAGAGAAAAAATGATCAATAGGGCACTGCAAGACGCACAGATGACGAGGGATAATTTGCGACATGCACGCAGAGTtaagagagaggatgatgatgaatctGAGGATCCGGGAATGAGCATGGCTGCTACTAGACCTGGTCTGGATCTTGACGAAGATAGGGAGCCCAAGCTTGCTGAACGACCAGTAGATGCCAGACAAGGTGACCATAAGACAGATAAGGCAGACTTGTTCGAACATACTGGAGACGTGATACCGGCCACTGGTAACGCTTTGCCTGGTCAGAAAGAGAAACGACCCGTACCTCACAGCCGCGCTTCCATCCAAAAGTCTCACAGGGACACATTGAGTGATTTTCAGAAGCTATACTCTTCAAAAGCGCAGGGTAGGGACGCTTCATTCGAAAAATTCCAGCAGGATCTACTGGAAAGACATCAGCAGCAATCGCCTTTGCAAGTCCATACCACTTTTGTACCTGATGTCGAGCAGAGGGATGTCGGTAGATCCACCGGGGTTGACTCTAcgttggaagaagaggaaactCGGGATGAGACTCGACCGCTCAAACCTCCCAATAGGGAGGGTACCAAGCCGAACAGAGTGCCCGTTAGATCCGATGTAGACGTAAGAGGCGATCGAGTTCGCtcgagagatgaagaagaggaagatgagctgaAATCTGACATGAGGACGATGGGTCatgggagaaggaagggagtCAAATTTGAAAGCAAACAGAacaagggagaaagaagcaAGGAAGTATCGGAAGATTACTACCAATCCGAtgctgaagaggatggggcTCAAAATCATGGTCGTCGAAGAATGAGATCTAATCGTGGAGGCGGGGATTCACCTTCTATCAGTCCGCTGTCGCCCAGGTCTCGACCAATCGTGAATGCAAGAGCCAGGAGACGAGCAGGACGTTtcagagagagggagaatggcGCTGTAGTCAGTGATTCTGATGTGTCCGATGAAGACCGGGAATCTACCCCGCGGGCCAAAGGCAGAAGAGATGCTGGCGGAACAACTCAGGATCAGGACAGAGGGGCATTGGGTCACCGTTCTAGAGGTGGTAGACGTACTGCAGATCAAGGCCAGGAGAACAGTGAGGACGAGGTCCGAGCTGGCCGATCCAGACGTCAGGACAGGAGGAGCAAGGCCGGAGTTGATGtagaagagaatgaagaggatgatgaccGGGACATCCGAAAAGCCGGTGGACGAAATGCTCAGTTCGGACGTAGGGCACGAAGGGGTGATAGAAaatttggaggtggtgaacatgacgaagaggaagatattTTACTTGCGGAAGATGATAGGGCGCAAAATCCTAGGGGACGACCTAATCAGGCTAGACCCGAAGACACTTCGCAGGACGATATAACACCCCGAGGCGGACCCCGAAGTAACGGAAGAGACGAGAGATCCAGATGGGACCATTCCATCAAAGGCGGCAGGAGGGATGGTCGAATTGGACAAGATGGCGATACTGACtcggatgacgatgatctgaACGACGCGCCACGTAGACCACGAGATGTTTCAGCGCCGAAAGATGCGGTGGACGAGCCTAGAAGGGACATCCGTCATAATAATCGGACGACTCAAATTGGCTCAGATAGCGATTCGCAGGATACCGAGACTGATGATCCTGATCAACAGCACCGCCGCAGAGACCAGCCCCGTCAAAATGCTGAACAATCTCGGCAAGCTAGGGCAGAAGATGAAAGCGACCAGGCCAAAGCTGAAGCGAgtcgaaagaaggaagacgaGAAGATGGCGAGAAGACAAGAAGAATCGATCAGAAAGCAAGAAAAGAAGTTAAACTCTTCTAGCCACGGTGGTCTGggcgatgacgatgatagctATATGAGGGAATACAATACCTCTTCTATCTCTTGGAGACCCAAAATCCACCTTCGAGCCGGATGGAATATCCTCAAGAACGCGCCGTTTTGGTCTTCATTCTCTGCGATTGAATTTATCCTCTACGTTGAAATAACCAGACAACTTTTCTCGATGTTATCAATTTCCTCCGGATCTCTCTCTGCCGCTTCCTCTACTCCCTCTAGCAGACTGAGTAAACGAGCCAACTCCCCCGATGAACTAGGCTTCGATCTGCAACTAACGCAAACTTGGTTCTTCAACATGTTCCAGTCCAACGGAGTagaatccacctctttcttcgTGTTTATCAGTCTTTGGAACATAATCTGTATCCCCCTACTGGGATGTCTAATCTACGCCACATTGGAGAAAGCCTCCAATCCACATGAGAAGGAATCCTCTAGATCGTGGCTTTTGAGAAAATTGAGGAGCGCGGTTGAAGTGTCTGAAAGGGTTATTCTGATGGATAGGAAGTTCCATGGTTTCAGGTCATTCATCAAGCGATTCAGTCTATGGACTATCGTCAGACTATCTGTATTTATCTGTCAAGTAATTGGAACGGCCTTGGTATTTAGACAGACAATGAGTCTGGCCTACCTCTCTGCGGCCGGCTCAAGCTCTACTACATCGACATTCTCGGACGCAGCGGATGTATCAGCTACGATCAAATCCCTAAGTGAATTCGCCGGGGGATTGACCAATGCTCAAGTCTTTGGCATAACCAACTTCGTCTTCCTTGTTCTGCTCCTCAACTTGGCTATCTCATGGTATTCTCTCCTCCATTCCAAAAAGACCGCCGCGAAAGGTGCACGATCGATACTCAAGTGGATATCGATTGCCTTGATCACAACTCCTTTCGTAGTTTGTTTGTTGTATTTCCAGGAAATTGCGAATTACCTTATACAATCGCAGAACTCAACGGGAATGGTGGGCGACAGCGGGACGATCGTACTTGTTGGAGCGAACTTTATGTTCATGGGGTTGTTGCCTGGTATGGGGTATGTAGTATATGAGCTGGGCAAGGTGTGGGATAGGAAATTTCCTAATGGGTTCTTCAATAGGAGAGGGACTAGAAGCTCaagcggaggaggaagtagcTGGTTGATCTGTACTGATTGTGGACCTGTGTAGAGGGATGATCTGAGAGAGTGCGATACGTATGTCTCTATTTGTATTGAAGTTTGTATATTGTGCGCTTGTACGTTTGTGTCCTGTAGCTTTTGCATGATACGTTGTAGATAGTTTGGATCCGTTGATACCCATAATTAATGCACAGTGTGCGAGTACCGCCTCTGCAGCGGAATGATCGACTTGCCAGTACCATTGCTTGTTTCATGGCTGAACACTGATCTCTAGACTGCTGCATCATGACTCAATACCATCTCAATCACTCTCGCGCTTGCTTGGTATCAACAGATAATCACAGATATGTACAATGACTCATAACAACTTGAACCTCACCCATCTTGGTCGAAATGGCCACAATTAGAGACACCAACTTATAACACTCGCAGTTCCGGCGGAAGCAAACACCTCGGAAGGTTGTTATTGATGTTTTCAACTTTCTCTTCGCTCTCTCTCATTCTTGACTGCTGATATCACTCCAAGGATAATCCATCAAAACATGCAAATCATATAGCATCGAGATGACGACCCCGCCTATAGTGATACTGGATAATGGGGCGTATAGTATCAAAGCTGGTATCAGTGGGATAGACTGGGAGCCTAGGTGAGTTGGGCCTAACACAATACTCTTGTAGCCCGCATTTGCCTACGTAGCTATATCTCTCACGTCAGATCGCTGGTCTCTTGGCTGATATCGCCCGCTCATTTCGATTCGTAGAATCTTTCCAAACTCTATAGCTCGTTCAAGAACGGACAAGAAGGTGTACGTCAGCgacgagattgatgattgtcGGGATTTATCCGGTATAGTCTACAGAAGACCATTTGAACGTGTGAGCTTCGTAATAGAGACCGCCCTCGGGTTGTATGGAGATAGCTTACAAAGATTTATAGGGGATGTTGGTGAATTGGGACGCGGAGAAGATCATTTGGGATAGGGTGTTCTCACCGCAAGGACTGAATGTGCGTTTCAGCTTGATCTTTCATTGACTATTGCTCTGTTAGGGGGAGTACGCTGATGACTCTATCGTATGTATAGGTGAACCCTTCCGAGTCGAGCTTACTGGTGACGGAACCGTACTTCAATCTGCCGAATATAGCGGAGACGTACGATCAGATGGTATTTGAGGAATGGGAGTTTCAGAGTTATTTTAGATGTACTCGTGAGTCAGCTTTTGATCCTTCTAGTAACCTCGATAGCTCAGCTGATGCCCTAGGAGAACAGCTGCTGCATTGATACCTTACGGAGGACTATTCGAGGACGAGTCGGGCATTCCACCGGAATGTATGATCGTTGTGGATGTTGGGTATTCTTTTACTCATGTGATACCGCTGAGAGATGGTCAGATAGTCTGGGAACATGTTAAGAGGTGTGTATCTTACCCTCTCTCCTGGTCTCAGAAGCCTGGATGAACGGGGAGAGATAAACAAGCTGATTACATGTCATTGCAATAGAATCGATGTGGGAGGTAAACTCCTCACGAACCACTTGAAACACCTCATATCGTTCCGACAGTGGAATATGATTGATCAGACGCATGTGGTGAATGATGTGAGGGAAGCCTGTGGATATGTTAGTAtggattggaagagggatctggAGCTGTGCAAGTGAGCTGTCTTCCTCTCGCTCGTCTCAACGACATATCCCTCAATCACACGCCTAATTCCCAAATTTTCCTGGAATACTCGATATATTGCACCGTCATAATTCTAACGATTGTATCTTACCAGGCAGAGCGTGAAGAAGAACCCGATAGTACAAGAATACGTCTTACCCGATTTCTCATCCCGCTCGACCTCTCGCTCGGGCTACATACGCTCTGGCCCCAATGCGAACCCTCCTGCTGATGCTCAGGATAACAAAACCAACGGACATAGTAAGAgagctgaggaggatgaagagcagATATTGATCATGGGGAATGAGAGGTTTGCTGGACCTGAAATGCTATTCAACCCTTCTGATATTGGTAGGTCCCCTTACGTTTACGTGTCTACTCTGTATGTACGAGATGCTAACGGAACACGGTAGGATTGAAGCAATCCGGATTACCTGAAACGATCGCACATGTCATATCGATGATGCCTGAAGAGCTAAGGGGGATGTACTGGGCTCACATTGGTATTTTCGGTGGTTTAGGGAACATAGAAGCGTTGGGCGAAAGATTGTAGGTTTGACTTGCCAACATACTGGTAGAATTgagaaagctgatgatgggaatATAGAGAAAGAGATTTACAGGCGTTATGTCCTGTCGACTATGAGATAGGGATATATGAGGCATTCGAGTGAGTGCCGGTATGCTCGAGGATCTGGTATTGACCAATGTCGATGTGCATGTAGTCCGGCCTCACCACCATACGTAGCAGCTACGACCTTGACTACCTCAGAGATATACCTATCAACCTACCCAATCACCCGAGCAGAGTATCTGGAACACGGCTCGTCGATCTGTAGAAGACGGTTCGGTGGTCCCGCGTATAATGTCAACCCACCCGGCTTCACTAGTGGAGAGATCTCAGGAGAgattgacgaagatgagagggagagacgATATGCGATGGGATTGGAGAGTATAAAGGGGCgaggggggaagaagaggaaggaggaagaggaggtaatCAGTGGGAATTGGGGTGGAAGGAGGCGGAGAGCGGGAGGGGTGTTGTAGGACTTTGGCTTTACATGTGCATCATGCATTATCATTGTGTATTTGAGTATGATACGGCTTAtgatgcattgcattgcattcCATTGAATCTGTTTGGTGGATTCATTACCATCTTCATGCTGTCTGTGTATTGCCATTACCGGAGTATACAGTGTTGAGTAGTAGTACCCTGAATATCACCAATTATCAGGCTCACTTTTTAGTATGATTAGTATGATATGACGATCATTTCAGCTATGCCACCCATTCAAACCACCAACACTGCCAACGCGACATTTACCTCTCTCCActcacaccaccaccaccaccaccaccctaTACTTTATACCTTTCCTCTTATATCCTCTGCTCTCATATACCTTCACTAATCAGTAGGAGCAGATAGTGAGTAACAATCCAAGAcccatccaccatatcaGCTAACATCCAAATTCGATTAGTCACAATGTCCCAACgaatccacctcaacccaaaCGCCCAACGCCAACAACCCATGATGGGTATGCAAGGTGGTGGATATACCCCTGACCCCATCTCGCGACCTTCCAACTCTGCTTCATTTGGTGCAGGGGGGAACGATGATTTGCTGGGTAAGGTTCAGGCGTATACTGCTAGGATTGAGGATTTGATTGAGGCTTATACTCAGGTGAGTGCCGTCTATCACTCACTATAAGCATACTCGTGTGAGAGGATGCGTCCAATTGGGAGTGGGGAGCTAATGTCCATCTGTTCATTGATAGCCCATCAGACCTTACGTTCCTGCTATGGCTAGATTCTTGATCGTCGTTACTTTCCTTGAGGGTGAGCTGTCTGCTTCCTGAACCCATGGCGATACAGTAGCTCAGCTGACTTGCTGGGTTATGACTT comes from Kwoniella bestiolae CBS 10118 chromosome 1, complete sequence and encodes:
- a CDS encoding actin-like protein ARP6 — translated: MTTPPIVILDNGAYSIKAGISGIDWEPRIFPNSIARSRTDKKVYVSDEIDDCRDLSGIVYRRPFERGMLVNWDAEKIIWDRVFSPQGLNVNPSESSLLVTEPYFNLPNIAETYDQMVFEEWEFQSYFRCTPAALIPYGGLFEDESGIPPECMIVVDVGYSFTHVIPLRDGQIVWEHVKRIDVGGKLLTNHLKHLISFRQWNMIDQTHVVNDVREACGYVSMDWKRDLELCKQSVKKNPIVQEYVLPDFSSRSTSRSGYIRSGPNANPPADAQDNKTNGHSKRAEEDEEQILIMGNERFAGPEMLFNPSDIGLKQSGLPETIAHVISMMPEELRGMYWAHIGIFGGLGNIEALGERLERDLQALCPVDYEIGIYEAFDPASPPYVAATTLTTSEIYLSTYPITRAEYLEHGSSICRRRFGGPAYNVNPPGFTSGEISGEIDEDERERRYAMGLESIKGRGGKKRKEEEEVISGNWGGRRRRAGGVL